A region from the Haloarchaeobius salinus genome encodes:
- a CDS encoding TraM recognition domain-containing protein has translation MGVRTVFNRFFGGDDDDEEDSSLPVPHDGADRDSEQTEYVEESKTRPLYDIVEQQSIRVGGKEVLTETVDGEVVAGPFVREMFESAAHEDQPPLWIGYTEDPQTGFREAPLKFSSLFRHIWIAGTTGYGKSTLERNQMVQWAYAGYGFMFCEPKGVDSRELLRMLPEHRLDDVVWIESGSTSHEKTVGMNFLELPECETLEERENEIESRVENLKAVFDTSDYWGINMEAITESMARAMMKSEKQFSIIDMYFILLNAERRKDFAEDVEDPYISEFCKEIAKMEDEDVRPLLKRIKSWVENGVIRRIIAHRTSTIDFDDIIENDRIVIVRTPVENTDIKKMVTLGVMRNLWSAVQRRSYQQDTTPDPYFVVCDEFDEIASENLDIESMLARARSMRLSVTLASQYPSQLDEDTLKAMQNNCDNLLTFSVNDSDDADLLMKRFRDYTAEDLITTDQFKIWTKIPLAGGRYSEPVLLRTFPAYPPLRSSDEIDDIIEASLQRYGTDPPTDTEILRNLIYRDYDGDTAPESLALDRVMAESIRAVQLRRGEHEENGWVPVEVVDDEALSRLESASDSDLETSIDELTEVRRESPLVEVDLSVENDAVVVRLSDDGQDISAPETGNVSAAGGSEHDELLFDIEESLTGLGFAVELVEQDGSERPDGIATHPDLDSEFAIEAETTTPTKPAKVLQNLRRAQLMDQVPLFVVRPDEDERTAEAARIEDILETPVRELADGTERFYATDERLTFGGGANTRGGVTAVRPRTDGSDRTFWNRTDSKYELTNGDRVFARFDAEGPISKDDLPAHFSYDPETAQYTVYSQGQNHTYESKTAFEEDWVVVKRPFLPSRDFPNPAFEPDDYHILVLPSDEPPLWYEDGDTIPVAADLSALDERSTGGQGQDSHAEPDGDMTTTTPAGGSDKTEESETTLELDPDDDGVAVFVNRHITVDPDASVPKSNLFEAYSSWIDEYEISGTNKVWFARKLSDHVPVEPGRQRVDGERVTVYEGIDLSEEMKSPSSSDNISK, from the coding sequence ATGGGGGTGAGGACCGTGTTTAACCGTTTCTTCGGTGGGGACGATGACGACGAAGAGGATTCGTCACTGCCCGTGCCGCACGACGGTGCGGACCGTGACAGCGAACAGACCGAGTACGTCGAGGAGTCCAAGACTCGTCCGTTGTACGACATCGTCGAACAGCAATCCATCCGTGTCGGCGGCAAGGAAGTCCTGACGGAGACAGTGGATGGAGAGGTAGTTGCGGGCCCGTTCGTCAGAGAAATGTTCGAGTCGGCCGCTCACGAGGACCAACCCCCGCTCTGGATTGGCTACACCGAAGACCCACAGACGGGGTTCCGTGAAGCACCACTCAAGTTCAGCTCGCTGTTCCGGCACATCTGGATCGCCGGGACGACCGGGTACGGGAAGTCGACATTAGAGCGCAACCAGATGGTGCAGTGGGCATACGCCGGCTACGGCTTCATGTTCTGCGAACCGAAGGGCGTTGACTCGCGGGAACTGCTCCGAATGCTCCCCGAGCATCGCCTTGACGATGTGGTCTGGATCGAGTCTGGGTCGACATCCCACGAGAAGACAGTCGGGATGAACTTCCTCGAACTGCCCGAGTGCGAGACACTCGAGGAGCGCGAGAACGAGATCGAAAGCCGGGTCGAGAACCTGAAAGCGGTGTTCGACACGAGCGACTATTGGGGCATCAACATGGAGGCCATCACCGAGTCGATGGCTCGCGCGATGATGAAGTCCGAAAAGCAGTTCTCGATCATCGATATGTACTTCATCCTCCTGAATGCCGAACGCCGCAAGGATTTCGCAGAAGATGTCGAGGACCCGTACATCAGCGAGTTCTGCAAGGAGATCGCGAAGATGGAGGACGAAGACGTCCGCCCGCTGCTCAAGCGGATCAAATCCTGGGTCGAAAACGGCGTGATTCGGCGGATTATCGCCCACCGGACAAGCACCATCGACTTCGACGACATCATCGAGAACGACCGCATCGTCATCGTCCGCACGCCCGTCGAGAACACGGACATCAAGAAGATGGTCACGCTGGGTGTGATGCGAAATCTCTGGTCTGCGGTGCAGCGTCGCTCCTACCAGCAGGATACCACGCCAGACCCGTACTTCGTGGTCTGTGACGAGTTCGACGAGATCGCCAGCGAGAATCTGGATATCGAGTCGATGCTCGCCCGTGCTCGCTCAATGCGACTCTCGGTGACCCTGGCGTCGCAGTATCCCTCGCAGCTCGACGAGGATACGCTGAAAGCGATGCAGAACAACTGCGACAACCTGCTAACGTTCTCGGTGAATGACAGCGACGACGCCGACCTGTTGATGAAGCGGTTCCGTGACTACACCGCCGAGGACCTCATCACGACCGACCAGTTCAAAATCTGGACGAAGATCCCGCTCGCGGGTGGCCGGTACTCCGAGCCCGTACTGCTGCGGACGTTCCCGGCGTATCCGCCGCTGCGGTCGAGTGACGAGATCGACGACATCATCGAGGCAAGTCTGCAGCGATACGGGACTGACCCGCCGACGGATACGGAGATTCTTCGGAACCTCATTTATCGTGACTACGATGGCGATACCGCCCCGGAATCGCTGGCGCTCGACCGGGTGATGGCCGAGTCGATTCGTGCGGTCCAGCTCCGGCGTGGTGAACACGAAGAAAACGGCTGGGTGCCCGTCGAGGTCGTCGACGACGAAGCCCTCTCTCGGCTGGAGAGTGCGTCCGACTCCGACCTGGAGACGAGTATCGACGAACTCACCGAGGTCCGACGGGAGTCTCCTCTCGTCGAGGTCGACCTTTCCGTAGAGAACGATGCTGTAGTCGTCCGATTGAGTGATGACGGGCAGGATATCTCGGCACCAGAAACGGGCAACGTGTCTGCCGCTGGCGGGAGCGAGCACGACGAGCTGCTGTTCGACATCGAGGAGTCCCTGACAGGTCTCGGGTTCGCCGTCGAGCTAGTCGAACAGGACGGGAGTGAGCGCCCCGACGGAATCGCGACGCATCCTGACCTGGACAGCGAGTTCGCCATCGAAGCCGAGACGACGACACCGACGAAGCCTGCGAAGGTCCTGCAGAATCTCAGACGTGCGCAGTTGATGGACCAGGTCCCGCTGTTCGTGGTGCGACCTGACGAGGACGAGCGGACGGCAGAGGCTGCTAGAATCGAGGACATTCTCGAAACGCCGGTGCGCGAATTGGCCGATGGGACCGAGCGGTTCTACGCGACGGATGAACGGCTCACCTTCGGCGGCGGTGCGAATACCAGAGGAGGTGTTACGGCTGTCCGGCCCAGAACCGACGGTTCTGACCGGACTTTCTGGAATCGGACGGACTCGAAGTATGAGCTCACGAACGGAGACCGCGTCTTCGCTCGTTTTGATGCTGAGGGTCCGATTTCGAAAGATGACCTGCCAGCGCACTTCAGCTACGACCCTGAGACGGCCCAGTACACGGTATACTCTCAGGGGCAGAATCACACCTACGAATCGAAAACGGCATTCGAGGAAGACTGGGTGGTTGTGAAACGGCCGTTCCTCCCATCTCGCGACTTTCCGAATCCAGCGTTCGAACCTGACGACTATCACATCCTCGTCCTCCCCAGCGATGAACCGCCACTGTGGTACGAGGACGGGGACACAATCCCGGTCGCTGCCGACCTCTCAGCATTAGACGAGAGGAGCACAGGTGGGCAGGGTCAAGACTCCCACGCAGAGCCAGACGGAGACATGACTACTACCACCCCTGCCGGGGGTTCGGATAAAACGGAGGAATCGGAGACGACTCTCGAACTGGACCCGGACGACGACGGTGTCGCGGTGTTCGTCAATCGCCACATCACTGTTGATCCTGACGCCAGCGTTCCAAAGAGTAACCTCTTTGAGGCGTACTCGTCGTGGATCGACGAGTACGAGATTAGCGGGACGAACAAGGTCTGGTTCGCCCGGAAGTTATCTGACCACGTTCCGGTCGAGCCTGGACGCCAGCGCGTCGACGGCGAACGGGTCACCGTGTACGAGGGAATCGACCTCTCCGAGGAGATGAAATCGCCCAGTTCTTCCGATAACATATCAAAATGA
- a CDS encoding VirB4 family type IV secretion system protein, producing the protein MSTKSNTGEYSARRIHQSLGGTTAFLRGYSIAELVLFLGVGFVTFVAAALVPATLTIPTFGFGLMLAILLLLLHKVKPRHLWLTEWLGARLSWAVKNKSYTHGGEDNSEVRYMTRLERVYPYGIERTDGALVGAMRVTPANLSLEDDDAWSKAVQSFSEFVNANIDFPVKIYTTSRTVDRDDLVHTYRERLRDGDVQSRPVLKRLLRTRIEESTDDNGEPDSETTTVREFYIITAVTDADIEADSGADDSVVTYLASLPVVGSVFSRFQTSDLSPEDRDQLKQSKLESRLSQIRRGGTSLYRCTISPVDSYELARVTKEYWSCQRERYGNLSNAIGTFPIVSHGISDGVPSTPSPEDVVSTDSDDSVLSVEATAADGEAEWEFPLDDEETAEDDTKDESESEGLSTTKLYDSVSHRHQSIIAPSTVDWNPTYAVIDDETFVRTFWIDQFPEEPVEGMFERVLLETDLNTDISVHLDPFDNQSAQDMMADWISDLKVNQHDAAGIHEEDLEDDIQRAKYMRALVRANEASFYRGGVFIRLTAESKDDLDSQTNRLRSLVKDAPSNCTLKVASRWQEKGLATVSPLGRNELGRDRMSTMTNQAVGAMFPFSSDYLMMGDGIEYGYHGHNGSPVRINPWALETGHSELVVGMPGAGKTFGGIMRHLRMMKRRNDTMLVLIDPVGGFQGIADALDAKTITVGGDTKLNPLEIRQTPQHVVDADDGISPLSAKKDEVFAVLENFLEGRDITLGAQTGVLSYAIDEAYRQAGVVAGDVSTHTPANSPTMQDVLDALADISDHPEDHNIAASDSARERATQYADDLAIALQPFSEGGAYENLSKKSEVDILEGDNKVVYIDLGQIEGSASGIDRQTFLMQLLLSTVYQQAKRTDRNVELAIDEAHYLFEDRANLDFLETAFRHQRHAGLRMVLLSQTAQEFYESEQAEKILGMCPIKVFHKLPDLDDETADKIGLTREQRQYIRSADAGRDELGYSESLVRIEEHGTYPVHVVADAFERRVIDYEPEDKAFIEDAITDVPDEYADFESFVEEQAKQNALTSRYGLSPEAAEQLLEEGLSADDLLHAVAATAQEKQAREVAPRTDGGTSGGESDG; encoded by the coding sequence ATGAGTACGAAATCCAATACAGGCGAGTACAGTGCCAGAAGAATCCATCAGTCCCTCGGGGGGACGACCGCCTTCTTGCGAGGCTACAGCATCGCTGAACTCGTGTTATTCCTCGGCGTGGGATTCGTCACCTTCGTCGCCGCTGCACTCGTTCCAGCGACGCTCACGATCCCAACGTTCGGCTTCGGACTGATGCTGGCGATTCTATTGCTGCTCCTGCACAAGGTAAAACCGAGACACCTCTGGCTCACCGAGTGGCTGGGCGCACGGCTCTCGTGGGCGGTGAAGAACAAGTCCTACACTCACGGTGGGGAGGATAACAGCGAGGTCCGGTACATGACGCGGCTGGAGCGCGTGTATCCCTACGGCATCGAGCGGACGGACGGTGCGCTCGTCGGCGCAATGCGGGTCACACCGGCGAACCTCTCCCTCGAGGATGACGATGCTTGGTCGAAAGCTGTGCAGTCGTTCTCGGAGTTCGTGAACGCGAACATCGACTTCCCGGTGAAGATCTACACGACCAGCCGAACCGTCGACCGGGACGACCTCGTCCACACGTACCGCGAGCGACTCCGCGATGGCGACGTCCAGTCCCGTCCAGTCCTCAAGCGATTGCTGCGAACGAGGATCGAAGAGAGCACGGACGACAATGGCGAACCCGACTCAGAAACCACGACGGTTCGTGAGTTCTACATCATCACCGCAGTCACCGACGCCGATATCGAAGCAGACAGCGGAGCAGATGACAGCGTCGTCACGTACCTCGCCTCGCTGCCGGTCGTCGGGTCTGTGTTCAGTCGGTTCCAGACGAGCGACCTCTCGCCCGAGGATCGCGACCAGCTGAAACAGTCGAAGCTGGAATCCAGACTATCGCAGATTCGGCGTGGCGGGACGTCACTGTACCGGTGTACTATTTCGCCGGTCGACTCGTACGAGCTCGCTCGCGTCACCAAGGAGTACTGGAGCTGTCAGCGGGAGAGGTACGGCAATCTCTCGAACGCGATCGGTACGTTCCCGATCGTTTCTCACGGCATCAGCGACGGCGTTCCGTCGACGCCCAGTCCGGAGGACGTCGTGAGCACAGATAGTGACGACTCTGTGCTATCTGTCGAGGCAACAGCTGCAGATGGTGAGGCCGAGTGGGAGTTCCCGCTTGACGACGAAGAGACGGCTGAAGACGATACCAAAGATGAGAGTGAGTCTGAGGGGCTGTCGACCACGAAACTGTACGATAGTGTCTCCCACCGCCACCAGTCGATCATTGCTCCCTCAACGGTCGACTGGAATCCGACGTACGCCGTCATCGACGACGAGACGTTCGTGCGGACGTTCTGGATCGACCAGTTCCCGGAAGAGCCAGTCGAGGGGATGTTCGAACGGGTGCTGCTCGAGACAGACCTGAACACGGACATCAGCGTCCACCTCGATCCGTTCGACAACCAGTCCGCCCAGGACATGATGGCCGACTGGATTTCGGACCTCAAGGTCAACCAGCACGATGCCGCTGGAATCCACGAAGAGGACCTGGAGGATGATATCCAGCGGGCGAAGTACATGCGTGCGCTGGTCCGAGCAAACGAAGCCTCGTTCTACCGTGGTGGGGTCTTCATCCGGCTCACCGCGGAGAGCAAGGACGACCTCGACTCCCAGACCAACCGTCTGCGCTCGCTGGTGAAGGACGCTCCCTCGAACTGTACGCTCAAGGTCGCGAGCCGCTGGCAGGAGAAAGGTCTCGCGACGGTCTCACCACTCGGGCGAAACGAGCTTGGTCGCGACCGGATGTCGACCATGACCAACCAGGCCGTCGGCGCGATGTTCCCGTTCAGTTCTGACTACCTGATGATGGGGGACGGCATCGAGTACGGCTACCACGGCCACAACGGCTCCCCGGTCCGAATTAACCCGTGGGCACTCGAGACTGGTCACAGCGAACTCGTGGTCGGGATGCCCGGCGCGGGGAAGACGTTCGGCGGAATCATGCGGCATCTGCGGATGATGAAACGTCGGAACGACACAATGCTCGTCCTCATCGACCCCGTCGGTGGGTTCCAGGGCATCGCGGACGCACTCGATGCGAAGACTATCACCGTGGGTGGGGATACGAAACTGAACCCACTAGAGATCCGCCAGACGCCGCAGCACGTCGTCGACGCTGACGATGGGATCTCTCCCCTCTCGGCGAAGAAAGACGAGGTGTTCGCCGTACTGGAGAACTTCCTCGAAGGCAGGGACATCACGCTCGGTGCCCAGACCGGCGTGCTCTCATACGCGATCGACGAGGCATACCGGCAGGCCGGTGTCGTCGCCGGCGACGTGAGCACCCACACGCCAGCGAACTCCCCGACGATGCAGGACGTCCTCGACGCCCTCGCCGATATTTCCGACCATCCTGAGGACCACAACATCGCTGCGTCGGACTCCGCTCGTGAACGTGCCACCCAGTACGCCGACGACCTCGCGATTGCACTCCAGCCGTTCAGCGAGGGCGGGGCGTACGAGAACCTCTCGAAGAAATCCGAGGTGGACATTCTGGAAGGTGACAACAAGGTGGTGTACATCGACCTCGGGCAAATCGAGGGCAGTGCCTCGGGGATCGACCGGCAGACGTTCCTGATGCAGCTGCTGCTCTCGACAGTGTACCAGCAGGCCAAACGCACCGACCGGAACGTCGAGCTCGCAATCGACGAAGCTCACTACCTCTTCGAGGACAGGGCGAACCTGGACTTCCTCGAAACCGCATTCCGACACCAGCGCCACGCCGGACTGCGGATGGTGCTGCTCTCCCAGACCGCCCAGGAGTTCTACGAGAGCGAGCAGGCCGAGAAGATTCTCGGGATGTGCCCAATCAAGGTCTTCCACAAGCTCCCCGACCTCGACGACGAGACCGCCGACAAAATCGGACTAACCCGCGAACAACGTCAGTACATCCGGAGTGCCGACGCCGGAAGAGACGAACTCGGTTACTCCGAATCGCTCGTCCGGATCGAAGAGCACGGCACCTACCCGGTTCACGTCGTCGCTGACGCGTTCGAACGCCGCGTCATCGACTACGAACCCGAGGACAAAGCGTTCATCGAGGATGCGATCACGGACGTTCCCGACGAGTACGCGGACTTCGAGTCGTTCGTCGAGGAGCAAGCAAAGCAGAACGCGCTGACGAGCCGCTACGGACTGTCACCGGAAGCTGCTGAGCAACTCCTCGAGGAAGGACTCTCCGCCGACGACCTGCTGCACGCTGTCGCTGCAACCGCCCAAGAGAAGCAGGCGCGCGAGGTCGCTCCACGAACAGATGGCGGGACTAGTGGAGGTGAGTCCGATGGGTAA